In Uranotaenia lowii strain MFRU-FL chromosome 2, ASM2978415v1, whole genome shotgun sequence, one genomic interval encodes:
- the LOC129740956 gene encoding armadillo-like helical domain-containing protein 3 encodes MSSRKRSGSGSKRPKEKVVYIYELLMRGEETGKDNQNFWDEFFLLQPNTEVLEQELLKLDSVKLGNAKNNILSLFNHCVEVLHADNNKRIHNALITLSVLVFALFKRHTATGEEGQFNIFSGNNISGIENVIKQLVERIKDLLVNEEDDCSRFYCIKLLFTVVTGMDNLSQNLLLEYIMVNNLFDSLKKLLSDPTLRQEHGQDIVILLTLLVNYRKDEGTNPYVVHLSLLDDELALHGFGQIISATLFEFIRQQTVNLISIQNNSWISSLSSMVGNIFLSDEVDEKMQHIRQNNALLLAFYEAVHLNRNFITTLATTQAESSSPPSPSNTLNNHHSVGDLATAPLMEVTQYPTNLFVAVFQYCSVVMMDHKNESSVTNLKLCFIILTCISEDQYANSMMHDSNLTFKVFLHRAQMRHRKIAADRITKPQPLAATLMDLLVEFIVSHLMKKFPLELYLLCIGIIHRIIVYQKRCRIRLLYPWKELWTSLISLLKFIVYQEQNLIKKCNIFNLAIQVVNIFNLFITYGDTFLATTSSYDELYYELNREEKVFSEIHAMVLRYTSMEECEYKEDVFKLLNSLVNILAIIKHFQIKIKEWLSAESLSTPTEEQILNQIQKNYDLTLKLQDSLDFFERYSEKPHDAFFKNLVKEVVIDMRKSVHNVVKSFNDNRPKINS; translated from the exons ATGTCGTCTCGGAAAAGATCAGGATCAGGTTCAAAACGACCGAAAGAGAAAGTCGTGTATATCTACGAACTGTTGATGCGTGGAGAGGAAACCGGAAAAGATAATCAGAATTTTTGGGACGAGTTTTTTCTCCTACAACCCAACACAGAAGTTTTAGAACAAGAATTGCTGAAACTAGACTCCGTTAAATTaggaaatgccaaaaataatattttgtcgTTGTTTAACCATTGCGTTGAAGTTCTACATGCCGATAACAATAAGCGAATTCACAATGCGCTTATTACCCTTAGCGTTTTAGTATTTGCACTATTCAAAAGACACACTGCAACTGGCGAGGAAGGacagtttaatattttttctggaaACAATATCTCCGGTATCGAAAACGTTATCAAACAGCTTGTGGAGAGGATAAAGGATTTGCTAGTCAACGAGGAAGACGACTGTTCGAGATTTTATTGCATCAAGCTGCTCTTTACCGTTGTTACTGGAATGGATAATTTAAGTCAAAATCTTCTTTTGGAATACATAATGGTGAATAATTTGTTTGATTCactcaaaaaactgctaagcGATCCAACATTGCGCCAGGAGCACGGTCAGGATATAGTCATTTTATTAACTTTGTTG GTAAACTACAGAAAAGATGAAGGTACAAATCCATACGTAGTACATCTATCTTTACTTGATGACGAATTAGCTCTACATGG atttggcCAGATAATTTCGGCAACACTATTCGAATTTATCCGGCAACAGACTGTTAATCTTATCTCGATACAAAACAATTCTTGGATAAGTTCCCTTTCATCAATGGTTGGTAATATTTTCCTGTCCGACGAAGTTGACGAAAAAATGCAGCATATAAG ACAAAACAACGCTCTGTTGCTAGCTTTTTATGAAGCTGTACACCtgaatagaaattttattaCCACGTTAGCCACGACCCAAGCCGAATCCAGTTCTCCGCCTTCGCCATCAAATACGTTAAACAATCATCATTCTGTTGGCGATTTGGCTACGGCACCGCTAATGGAAGTAACTCAATATCCAACTAATTTATTCGTTGCGGTATTTCAATATTG CTCTGTTGTTATGATGGACCATAAGAATGAATCTAGTGtgacaaatttgaaactttgttttatAATACTTACGTGCATCTCAGAGGATCAGTACGCTAATTCGATGATGCATGATTCTAATTTAACGTTTAAAGTATTTTTGCACCGCGCTCAGATGCGTCACAGGAAAATAGCTGCAGATAGAATTACGAAACCGCAACCATTGGCAGCAACTTTAATGG atttgttagTAGAATTCATAGTGTCACACCTTATGAAGAAATTTCCTCTGGAGCTGTATTTGTTATGCATAGGAATAATCCACAGAATCATTGTATACCAGAAAAGATGCAGAATTAGGCTGTTGTATCCTTGGAAAGAACTGTGGACCTCACTGATAAGTTTGCTGAAGTTTATCGTTTATCAAGAACAAAACCTTATAAAAAAGTGCAATATTTTCAACTTAGCTATACAG GTTGTGAATATCTTCAACTTGTTCATTACGTACGGCGACACGTTTTTAGCTACAACAAGCAGTTATGATGAGCTATACTATGAATTGAACCGTGAGGAAAAAGTTTTCAGTGAG atccATGCGATGGTTTTGCGATACACTTCAATGGAAGAGTGTGAATACAAAGAagatgtttttaagcttcttaaCTCATTAGTGAATATTCTGGCCATTATTAAACATTTTCAG ataaaaataaaagaatggcTGTCAGCAGAATCACTCTCCACACCTACTGaagaacaaattttgaatcaaatacagAAAAATTACGACCTTACGTTGAAGCTTCAAGATTCTTTGGATTTCTTTGAACGTTATAGTGAAAAACCGCACGAtgctttcttcaaaaacttagtTAAAGAAGTGGTCATCGATATGCGCAAGTCCGTACACAATGTAGTAAAATCTTTCAATGACAATCGTCCCAAAATAAACTCTTAG
- the LOC129740958 gene encoding sideroflexin-2 — protein MTHIDIDKPLWDLKTFSGRFMHFLWVTDPRTCFTSEEDLIKAKELVTQVRNGQHSSKVTLEEIYHAKKLYESAFHPDSGELQNIFGRMSFQMPGGMAITGAMLQWYKTNTAVIFWQWVNQSFNALVNYTNRNANSSLTTTQLVVSYASATSAALVAAVGYKGYLMKRASPFFQRYVPFVAVAVANCINIPLMRQNELIFGIDIQDENGNQVGKSRAAAAKGISQVVFSRIAMCAPGMLILPVIMEKLEQYKSFRRLSFLHAPFQVMVVGCFLTVMVPTACALFPQTASISTSTMKLLEPQLFESMEYKGELPSKVYFNKGL, from the exons ATGACTCACATCGACATCGATAAGCCGCTGTGggacttgaaaactttttctggaCGATTTATGCATTTTCTGTGGGTCACTGATCCGCGTACATGTTTCACTTCTGAGGAAGACTTGATTAAAGCTAAGGAACTGGTTACACAAGTAAG AAACGGCCAACACTCCTCTAAGGTAACTTTGGAAGAAATTTATCATGCAAAAAAGTTGTATGAGAGTGCATTTCATCCTGACAGTGGAGAATTGCAAAACATTTTCGGACGAATGAGCTTTCAAATGCCTGGCGGCATGGCAATCACTGGCGCCATGTTGCAGTGGTACAA AACAAATACTGCTGTTATTTTCTGGCAATGGGTTAACCAGTCATTCAATGCTCTAGTCAATTACACCAATCGTAATGCTAACTCATCACTAACTACTACTCAATTAGTAGTGTCCTATGCATCGGCTACGAGCGCAGCGTTAGTAGCGGCCGTTGGCTACAAAGGATATTTGATGAAAAGAGCTAGCCCCTTTTTTCAACGCTATGTACCATTTGTAGCAGTGGCAGTAGCGAATTGTATCAACATTCCACTTATGCGTCAAAATGAGCTTATATTCGGCATCGACATACAAGACGAAAATGGAAACCAAGTTGGTAAAAGTCGAGCTGCAGCAGCCAAAGGAATAAGCCAG GTCGTTTTTTCACGTATTGCAATGTGTGCTCCTGGAATGTTGATATTACCGGTCATAATGGAGAAACTAGAACAGTATAAATCGTTCCGACGGCTGTCATTTCTACACGCGCCTTTCCAAGTCATGGTTGTGGGTTGTTT TTTGACAGTTATGGTACCCACTGCATGTGCATTGTTCCCGCAGACGGCGTCTATCAGTACAAGTACCATGAAGCTACTGGAACCTCAATTATTCGAAAGCATGGAGTACAAAGGTGAACTACCATCTAAAGTTTACTTCAACAAAGGACTGTAG